One window of Penaeus chinensis breed Huanghai No. 1 chromosome 1, ASM1920278v2, whole genome shotgun sequence genomic DNA carries:
- the LOC125047976 gene encoding cyclin-dependent kinase 11B-like isoform X1, translating into MDSHEEDGEIIDEGRHHIHVSNDDHEVEEDEFSMSSYDGDQGDSLDIKPPQAVVQRREKREKREKRDRHRHKGERHKDRHRSREHRSHEERRREHRRHRDRGDGGERRENRDGRKHKDRSSKHERQVVDLRTKLDKGRKMVDREMERRRDRGRDIEYYIDEKDQYEHLDYHREHSSRGGMGSGGMGASEHPAYVHHRREDRMMVQLSPRERAERERRMERFLVAGSSRYNKDHSVGYGADNWLTHNTIYQPHACFQNEKQKELSQREAESRRQRREEERREEQQMVRHRGDSMQYRHSRPHSPIEMHKKRKYHHQDHYVVADGIDEVTVVSEEEEDGEYEDTVISHDERKGSNERKSDEERKKKKKRRKEVDDTMKEEVRMEQSDTAGSGSSDSESDSERVRSPTPPQRNQYHSDSTSSETEVEEEVKNEEDVKEAKDTAADQLSVSGSGSASARSGTLSPSQAGRYEDSPRVEDRRSDREEAEYLDDSPPESPVELKEQLPSYYPAIMGCRSVDEFECLNRIEEGTYGVVYRAREKATNQIVALKRLKMEKEKEGFPITSLREVNTLLKGQHENIVTVREIVVGSNMDKIYIVMDYVEHDLKSLMETMRLKKQMFTIGEVKTLMIQLLRAVHHLHDNWILHRDLKTSNLLLSHRGILKVGDFGLAREYGSPLKHYTPVVVTLWYRAPELLLGSKQYSTHIDVWSVGCIFGELLGMEPMFPGKSEIDQLNKIFKDLGTPSEKIWPGYGQLPLVKKTQFADYPYNHLRERFKTRLSDQGFNLLNRFLTYNPPKRITCQEGLYHEYFDKEPPLPIDPAMFPTWPAKSENPHGRSKKTGISPKPPSGGKNFKDLVDETEELAARGFFLGGANSSGPGFVLKM; encoded by the exons ATGGATAGTcatgaggaagatggggagataaTTGACGAGGGAAGGCACCACATTCACGTGTCTAACGATGATCACGAAGTCGAGGAAGATGAATTCag tATGTCATCCTATGATGGCGACCAAGGAGACAGCCTGGATATCAAGCCCCCTCAAGCGGTCGTCCAGCGGcgggagaagcgagagaagagagagaagagggatcgCCACCGTCACAAGGGGGAGCGACACAAAGACCGCCACAGGAGCCGCGAACATCGGAGCCACGAGGAGCGCAGGCGAGAGCATCGACGGCACAG GGATCGTGGCGATggaggcgaaaggagggagaaCCGCGACGGTCGAAAGCACAAGGACAGAAGTAGCAAGCATGAGAGGCAGGTGGTTGATCTCCGAACTAAGCTGGACAAGGGGAGGAAAATGGTTGACAGAGAAATG GAACGACGAAGAGACCGAGGACGAGACATTGAATACTACATTGATGAGAAGGACCAGTACGAACATCTCGATTACCACCGCGAACATTCCAgtcgagggggaatgggaagtggAGGAATGGGTGCCAGCGAACATCCTGCTTATGTGCACCACCGGAGAGAAGATCGCATGATGGTCCAGCTCTCACCGAGGGAAAGAGCGGAACGTGAACGGAGAATGGAAAGGTTCCTTGTGGCAG GGAGTAGCAGGTATAACAAAGACCATAGTGTTGGTTATGGTGCTGACAACTGGCTGACACACAACACAATTTACCAACCTCATGCCTGTTTTCAAAATG AAAAGCAAAAGGAGTTGTCCCAGCGCGAGGCCGAGTCCCGcaggcagagaagagaggaagagagacgggaggagcaGCAGATGGTGAGGCACCGAGGGGACAGCATGCAGTACAGACACTCTCGGCCGCACTCCCCCATCGAGATGCATAAGAAGCGCAAATACCATCATCAGGATCACTATGTGGTTGCAG ATGGCATAGATGAAGTAACCGTCgtcagcgaggaggaggaggacggtgagTACGAAGACACCGTCATCAGCCACGACGAGAGGAAAGGCTCCAATGAGAGGAAGtcggatgaggagaggaagaagaagaagaagagaagaaaagaggttgATGACACCATGAAGGAGGAGGTCAGAATGGAGCAGTCTGACACGGCAGGGAGTGGCTCATCCGACAGCGAGTCAGATTCAG AGAGGGTTCGCTCACCAACACCCCCTCAGAGGAACCAGTACC ATTCGGATAGCACCAGTAGCGAAACTGAAGtcgaagaggaggtgaagaatgAAGAGGATGTCAAAGAAGCAAAAGATACAG cTGCTGACCAGTTGTCGGTGTCAGGAAGTGGCTCAGCATCAGCGAGGTCTGGCACTTTGTCTCCTTCTCAGGCTGGACGTTATGAGGACTCGCCCAG AGTCGAGGATCGCCGTTCAGACCGAGAAGAGGCAGAGTATTTGGATGACTCTCCCCCAGAATCTCCAGTAGAGTTGAAGGAGCAACTGCCTTCCTACTATCCAGCCATCATGGGGTGTCGTTCCGTTGATGAGTTCGAGTGCCTCAATag AATTGAAGAAGGAACATATGGAGTGGTTTATAGAGCCAGGGAAAAGGCAACCAACCAGATAGTCGCCTTGAAAAGactgaagatggagaaggagaaggaaggtttCCCCATCACGTCACTGAGAGAAGTCAATACTCTCTTGAAG GGCCAGCATGAGAACATAGTGACTGTGCGAGAAATTGTTGTGGGGAGCAACATGGATAAGATTTATATTGTAATGGATTATGTGGAACATGACCTGAAGAGCTTGATGGAGACAATGCGTTTGAAGAAGCAGATGTTTACCATTGGAGAGGTCAAGACACTCATGATCCAGTTGTTAAGAGCTGTCCATCACCTACATGACAACTGGATTCTGCACAGGGATCTTAAGACTTCCAATCTGCTGCTTTCACATCGAGGGATCCTGAAG gtgGGTGATTTTGGGCTAGCCAGGGAGTATGGATCGCCTCTCAAACACTACACACCTGTTGTTGTCACATTGTGGTACCGAGCACCTGAATTGCTGTTAGGATCCAAGCAATACTCTACGCATATTGATGTGTGGTCTGTTGGATGTATTTTCGGAGAACTGCTGGGCATGGAGCCAATGTTTCCTGGCAAATCAGAGATTGATCAGCTGAACAAAATTTTCAAG GACCTGGGAACACCAAGTGAAAAGATCTGGCCTGGGTACGGCCAGCTACCCTTGGTGAAGAAGACTCAGTTCGCagattatccttataatcatctcCGTGAGAGGTTCAAGACAAGGCTGTCTGACCAAGGCTTCAACCTCCTCAACAG ATTTCTGACCTACAACCCACCGAAGCGCATCACGTGCCAGGAGGGGCTGTACCACGAGTACTTCGACAAGGAGCCTCCCCTGCCCATTGACCCCGCCATGTTCCCCACGTGGCCGGCCAAGTCGGAGAACCCGCACGGCCGCTCCAAGAAGACGGGCATCAGTCCCAAGCCCCCGTCCGGTGGGAAGAACTTCAAGGATCTG GTTGACGAGACTGAAGAGCTTGCGGCCAGAGGGTTCTTCCTGGGCGGAGCGAATTCCAGCGGGCCGGGGTTCGTGCTGAAGATGTGA
- the LOC125047976 gene encoding cyclin-dependent kinase 11B-like isoform X3: MDSHEEDGEIIDEGRHHIHVSNDDHEVEEDEFSMSSYDGDQGDSLDIKPPQAVVQRREKREKREKRDRHRHKGERHKDRHRSREHRSHEERRREHRRHRDRGDGGERRENRDGRKHKDRSSKHERQVVDLRTKLDKGRKMVDREMERRRDRGRDIEYYIDEKDQYEHLDYHREHSSRGGMGSGGMGASEHPAYVHHRREDRMMVQLSPRERAERERRMERFLVAEKQKELSQREAESRRQRREEERREEQQMVRHRGDSMQYRHSRPHSPIEMHKKRKYHHQDHYVVADGIDEVTVVSEEEEDGEYEDTVISHDERKGSNERKSDEERKKKKKRRKEVDDTMKEEVRMEQSDTAGSGSSDSESDSERVRSPTPPQRNQYHSDSTSSETEVEEEVKNEEDVKEAKDTAADQLSVSGSGSASARSGTLSPSQAGRYEDSPRVEDRRSDREEAEYLDDSPPESPVELKEQLPSYYPAIMGCRSVDEFECLNRIEEGTYGVVYRAREKATNQIVALKRLKMEKEKEGFPITSLREVNTLLKGQHENIVTVREIVVGSNMDKIYIVMDYVEHDLKSLMETMRLKKQMFTIGEVKTLMIQLLRAVHHLHDNWILHRDLKTSNLLLSHRGILKVGDFGLAREYGSPLKHYTPVVVTLWYRAPELLLGSKQYSTHIDVWSVGCIFGELLGMEPMFPGKSEIDQLNKIFKDLGTPSEKIWPGYGQLPLVKKTQFADYPYNHLRERFKTRLSDQGFNLLNRFLTYNPPKRITCQEGLYHEYFDKEPPLPIDPAMFPTWPAKSENPHGRSKKTGISPKPPSGGKNFKDLVDETEELAARGFFLGGANSSGPGFVLKM, encoded by the exons ATGGATAGTcatgaggaagatggggagataaTTGACGAGGGAAGGCACCACATTCACGTGTCTAACGATGATCACGAAGTCGAGGAAGATGAATTCag tATGTCATCCTATGATGGCGACCAAGGAGACAGCCTGGATATCAAGCCCCCTCAAGCGGTCGTCCAGCGGcgggagaagcgagagaagagagagaagagggatcgCCACCGTCACAAGGGGGAGCGACACAAAGACCGCCACAGGAGCCGCGAACATCGGAGCCACGAGGAGCGCAGGCGAGAGCATCGACGGCACAG GGATCGTGGCGATggaggcgaaaggagggagaaCCGCGACGGTCGAAAGCACAAGGACAGAAGTAGCAAGCATGAGAGGCAGGTGGTTGATCTCCGAACTAAGCTGGACAAGGGGAGGAAAATGGTTGACAGAGAAATG GAACGACGAAGAGACCGAGGACGAGACATTGAATACTACATTGATGAGAAGGACCAGTACGAACATCTCGATTACCACCGCGAACATTCCAgtcgagggggaatgggaagtggAGGAATGGGTGCCAGCGAACATCCTGCTTATGTGCACCACCGGAGAGAAGATCGCATGATGGTCCAGCTCTCACCGAGGGAAAGAGCGGAACGTGAACGGAGAATGGAAAGGTTCCTTGTGGCAG AAAAGCAAAAGGAGTTGTCCCAGCGCGAGGCCGAGTCCCGcaggcagagaagagaggaagagagacgggaggagcaGCAGATGGTGAGGCACCGAGGGGACAGCATGCAGTACAGACACTCTCGGCCGCACTCCCCCATCGAGATGCATAAGAAGCGCAAATACCATCATCAGGATCACTATGTGGTTGCAG ATGGCATAGATGAAGTAACCGTCgtcagcgaggaggaggaggacggtgagTACGAAGACACCGTCATCAGCCACGACGAGAGGAAAGGCTCCAATGAGAGGAAGtcggatgaggagaggaagaagaagaagaagagaagaaaagaggttgATGACACCATGAAGGAGGAGGTCAGAATGGAGCAGTCTGACACGGCAGGGAGTGGCTCATCCGACAGCGAGTCAGATTCAG AGAGGGTTCGCTCACCAACACCCCCTCAGAGGAACCAGTACC ATTCGGATAGCACCAGTAGCGAAACTGAAGtcgaagaggaggtgaagaatgAAGAGGATGTCAAAGAAGCAAAAGATACAG cTGCTGACCAGTTGTCGGTGTCAGGAAGTGGCTCAGCATCAGCGAGGTCTGGCACTTTGTCTCCTTCTCAGGCTGGACGTTATGAGGACTCGCCCAG AGTCGAGGATCGCCGTTCAGACCGAGAAGAGGCAGAGTATTTGGATGACTCTCCCCCAGAATCTCCAGTAGAGTTGAAGGAGCAACTGCCTTCCTACTATCCAGCCATCATGGGGTGTCGTTCCGTTGATGAGTTCGAGTGCCTCAATag AATTGAAGAAGGAACATATGGAGTGGTTTATAGAGCCAGGGAAAAGGCAACCAACCAGATAGTCGCCTTGAAAAGactgaagatggagaaggagaaggaaggtttCCCCATCACGTCACTGAGAGAAGTCAATACTCTCTTGAAG GGCCAGCATGAGAACATAGTGACTGTGCGAGAAATTGTTGTGGGGAGCAACATGGATAAGATTTATATTGTAATGGATTATGTGGAACATGACCTGAAGAGCTTGATGGAGACAATGCGTTTGAAGAAGCAGATGTTTACCATTGGAGAGGTCAAGACACTCATGATCCAGTTGTTAAGAGCTGTCCATCACCTACATGACAACTGGATTCTGCACAGGGATCTTAAGACTTCCAATCTGCTGCTTTCACATCGAGGGATCCTGAAG gtgGGTGATTTTGGGCTAGCCAGGGAGTATGGATCGCCTCTCAAACACTACACACCTGTTGTTGTCACATTGTGGTACCGAGCACCTGAATTGCTGTTAGGATCCAAGCAATACTCTACGCATATTGATGTGTGGTCTGTTGGATGTATTTTCGGAGAACTGCTGGGCATGGAGCCAATGTTTCCTGGCAAATCAGAGATTGATCAGCTGAACAAAATTTTCAAG GACCTGGGAACACCAAGTGAAAAGATCTGGCCTGGGTACGGCCAGCTACCCTTGGTGAAGAAGACTCAGTTCGCagattatccttataatcatctcCGTGAGAGGTTCAAGACAAGGCTGTCTGACCAAGGCTTCAACCTCCTCAACAG ATTTCTGACCTACAACCCACCGAAGCGCATCACGTGCCAGGAGGGGCTGTACCACGAGTACTTCGACAAGGAGCCTCCCCTGCCCATTGACCCCGCCATGTTCCCCACGTGGCCGGCCAAGTCGGAGAACCCGCACGGCCGCTCCAAGAAGACGGGCATCAGTCCCAAGCCCCCGTCCGGTGGGAAGAACTTCAAGGATCTG GTTGACGAGACTGAAGAGCTTGCGGCCAGAGGGTTCTTCCTGGGCGGAGCGAATTCCAGCGGGCCGGGGTTCGTGCTGAAGATGTGA
- the LOC125047976 gene encoding cyclin-dependent kinase 11B-like isoform X2, whose translation MDSHEEDGEIIDEGRHHIHVSNDDHEVEEDEFSMSSYDGDQGDSLDIKPPQAVVQRREKREKREKRDRHRHKGERHKDRHRSREHRSHEERRREHRRHRDRGDGGERRENRDGRKHKDRSSKHERQVVDLRTKLDKGRKMVDREMERRRDRGRDIEYYIDEKDQYEHLDYHREHSSRGGMGSGGMGASEHPAYVHHRREDRMMVQLSPRERAERERRMERFLVAGSSRYNKDHSVGYGADNWLTHNTIYQPHACFQNEKQKELSQREAESRRQRREEERREEQQMVRHRGDSMQYRHSRPHSPIEMHKKRKYHHQDHYVVADGIDEVTVVSEEEEDGEYEDTVISHDERKGSNERKSDEERKKKKKRRKEVDDTMKEEVRMEQSDTAGSGSSDSESDSDSDSTSSETEVEEEVKNEEDVKEAKDTAADQLSVSGSGSASARSGTLSPSQAGRYEDSPRVEDRRSDREEAEYLDDSPPESPVELKEQLPSYYPAIMGCRSVDEFECLNRIEEGTYGVVYRAREKATNQIVALKRLKMEKEKEGFPITSLREVNTLLKGQHENIVTVREIVVGSNMDKIYIVMDYVEHDLKSLMETMRLKKQMFTIGEVKTLMIQLLRAVHHLHDNWILHRDLKTSNLLLSHRGILKVGDFGLAREYGSPLKHYTPVVVTLWYRAPELLLGSKQYSTHIDVWSVGCIFGELLGMEPMFPGKSEIDQLNKIFKDLGTPSEKIWPGYGQLPLVKKTQFADYPYNHLRERFKTRLSDQGFNLLNRFLTYNPPKRITCQEGLYHEYFDKEPPLPIDPAMFPTWPAKSENPHGRSKKTGISPKPPSGGKNFKDLVDETEELAARGFFLGGANSSGPGFVLKM comes from the exons ATGGATAGTcatgaggaagatggggagataaTTGACGAGGGAAGGCACCACATTCACGTGTCTAACGATGATCACGAAGTCGAGGAAGATGAATTCag tATGTCATCCTATGATGGCGACCAAGGAGACAGCCTGGATATCAAGCCCCCTCAAGCGGTCGTCCAGCGGcgggagaagcgagagaagagagagaagagggatcgCCACCGTCACAAGGGGGAGCGACACAAAGACCGCCACAGGAGCCGCGAACATCGGAGCCACGAGGAGCGCAGGCGAGAGCATCGACGGCACAG GGATCGTGGCGATggaggcgaaaggagggagaaCCGCGACGGTCGAAAGCACAAGGACAGAAGTAGCAAGCATGAGAGGCAGGTGGTTGATCTCCGAACTAAGCTGGACAAGGGGAGGAAAATGGTTGACAGAGAAATG GAACGACGAAGAGACCGAGGACGAGACATTGAATACTACATTGATGAGAAGGACCAGTACGAACATCTCGATTACCACCGCGAACATTCCAgtcgagggggaatgggaagtggAGGAATGGGTGCCAGCGAACATCCTGCTTATGTGCACCACCGGAGAGAAGATCGCATGATGGTCCAGCTCTCACCGAGGGAAAGAGCGGAACGTGAACGGAGAATGGAAAGGTTCCTTGTGGCAG GGAGTAGCAGGTATAACAAAGACCATAGTGTTGGTTATGGTGCTGACAACTGGCTGACACACAACACAATTTACCAACCTCATGCCTGTTTTCAAAATG AAAAGCAAAAGGAGTTGTCCCAGCGCGAGGCCGAGTCCCGcaggcagagaagagaggaagagagacgggaggagcaGCAGATGGTGAGGCACCGAGGGGACAGCATGCAGTACAGACACTCTCGGCCGCACTCCCCCATCGAGATGCATAAGAAGCGCAAATACCATCATCAGGATCACTATGTGGTTGCAG ATGGCATAGATGAAGTAACCGTCgtcagcgaggaggaggaggacggtgagTACGAAGACACCGTCATCAGCCACGACGAGAGGAAAGGCTCCAATGAGAGGAAGtcggatgaggagaggaagaagaagaagaagagaagaaaagaggttgATGACACCATGAAGGAGGAGGTCAGAATGGAGCAGTCTGACACGGCAGGGAGTGGCTCATCCGACAGCGAGTCAGATTCAG ATTCGGATAGCACCAGTAGCGAAACTGAAGtcgaagaggaggtgaagaatgAAGAGGATGTCAAAGAAGCAAAAGATACAG cTGCTGACCAGTTGTCGGTGTCAGGAAGTGGCTCAGCATCAGCGAGGTCTGGCACTTTGTCTCCTTCTCAGGCTGGACGTTATGAGGACTCGCCCAG AGTCGAGGATCGCCGTTCAGACCGAGAAGAGGCAGAGTATTTGGATGACTCTCCCCCAGAATCTCCAGTAGAGTTGAAGGAGCAACTGCCTTCCTACTATCCAGCCATCATGGGGTGTCGTTCCGTTGATGAGTTCGAGTGCCTCAATag AATTGAAGAAGGAACATATGGAGTGGTTTATAGAGCCAGGGAAAAGGCAACCAACCAGATAGTCGCCTTGAAAAGactgaagatggagaaggagaaggaaggtttCCCCATCACGTCACTGAGAGAAGTCAATACTCTCTTGAAG GGCCAGCATGAGAACATAGTGACTGTGCGAGAAATTGTTGTGGGGAGCAACATGGATAAGATTTATATTGTAATGGATTATGTGGAACATGACCTGAAGAGCTTGATGGAGACAATGCGTTTGAAGAAGCAGATGTTTACCATTGGAGAGGTCAAGACACTCATGATCCAGTTGTTAAGAGCTGTCCATCACCTACATGACAACTGGATTCTGCACAGGGATCTTAAGACTTCCAATCTGCTGCTTTCACATCGAGGGATCCTGAAG gtgGGTGATTTTGGGCTAGCCAGGGAGTATGGATCGCCTCTCAAACACTACACACCTGTTGTTGTCACATTGTGGTACCGAGCACCTGAATTGCTGTTAGGATCCAAGCAATACTCTACGCATATTGATGTGTGGTCTGTTGGATGTATTTTCGGAGAACTGCTGGGCATGGAGCCAATGTTTCCTGGCAAATCAGAGATTGATCAGCTGAACAAAATTTTCAAG GACCTGGGAACACCAAGTGAAAAGATCTGGCCTGGGTACGGCCAGCTACCCTTGGTGAAGAAGACTCAGTTCGCagattatccttataatcatctcCGTGAGAGGTTCAAGACAAGGCTGTCTGACCAAGGCTTCAACCTCCTCAACAG ATTTCTGACCTACAACCCACCGAAGCGCATCACGTGCCAGGAGGGGCTGTACCACGAGTACTTCGACAAGGAGCCTCCCCTGCCCATTGACCCCGCCATGTTCCCCACGTGGCCGGCCAAGTCGGAGAACCCGCACGGCCGCTCCAAGAAGACGGGCATCAGTCCCAAGCCCCCGTCCGGTGGGAAGAACTTCAAGGATCTG GTTGACGAGACTGAAGAGCTTGCGGCCAGAGGGTTCTTCCTGGGCGGAGCGAATTCCAGCGGGCCGGGGTTCGTGCTGAAGATGTGA